The segment GTCTCATAGGAATAGCGGTCCACATTCACGGAAACGCATTCCCGAAGCAATGTATCCAGGTCGGCATAGCCATGGTAGTAGTATCTTTGAGTGCCCAGCTCCTTCCAGAACTGATCACTCGAAGTTCTGTAATTCCCAAGATCGACTGTCATGGTTCCATCCGCTTCAGCAACCAGGTTTTCAAAACTCACGGTGTAATAATAGGTAAAGCTTTCCTGCAGTTCCTCCTCCGGGACGTTGATGGTGCTTTGGACCTGATAGACCAGATAAAGCACATTGTTCGGCTCTTCATCCGCATCCTTTGCCGTCAAAAGATAACTGCCCAGATAGCTCATATTGTCCAAGGACACAAACTCATCCCAATCCTTAGCCGCTTCGGCCCGCAGGGCATCCTCTCCCCGCGCCTGCATTTCTTCCAGGGCGGCCTCATCTATCTCGGACAGCTCACTCACAAAGGCACCAAGGCCCTCCACGGTGTATGTATTTTCCGTCTGCGTAAACATCACACCATAGCTGCGAAGGTAATACGCCCGATCCTCCTGGCTTTCCGCCTGCAGCAGCGACACGGTAACGGTATCACCATTGCTCAGGCCATTGGAGGGTTCCACCTCATACTGCAGGTCATATGCGAAGGACTCCTCGGAATTGTTGACAAAGCTTACCTCCCCGTTTGGTGCGATCCCGCTGAAAACAAGCTCTACATCCTCAAAAGGATCCACCTCTGCGGCCGCTTCCAATCCTTCCACCGTGAAGGTCAAATTCTCGTACACCAATTGGACGCCAAAATGCTCTTTTGCTATATCGTCATCACATTCCCACAGGTAGCTGATCTCATCCCCATTGGAAAGATCCGTATCTTCGCTCAGATCACCCGCAATGCATTCCTGAACCAGCATCTGGCAAATGGTTTCATCATCGAGGAGGGAGGATACATCGCCGCCCGCCCGATATTTGATCTTACCGGCATAATCCTGGCAGAACGCTTCCTCATCAAACTGATAAAAAGCATCCCCCATGGTATCGTATCCGGAAAACTCTGCCGTGATATAATCGTTCAATTCCACCGTCAGCGGCCGCGTTGCCAAAAATATCACCGCCGCGGCGACAATCACCACTGCGGCGCATATTATTCCAAGGATCTTCCCTTTCTTCTTTATAAACTGAGACACCTTTTTCTCCTCCCCTTTTCGAGGTTCCGTCGGGGGAGGCGCCGGAATGGGCTGTGGCCCCTCTGCGGGGCTGATCTTTTCGCCGCATTGGTCACAAAATACGGCATCATCTGGAAGTTGCTTTCCACAGTTTGGGCAAAACATTTTTCTGCTTCCTCCTTTTTCCTTATATTTAAATTATCTCTAGTTGAACTGCCGATTTAGACCTACCGTTTCCAAACAAAATTCAACATAAAACTGTTAAAATTCCAAAAATACCCTAGAATTCAGGCCTATTTTATTATAGCTATTAGGGGTGCACTCGTCAATTACATGTATCTGTTTCCTCACAAAAAAAGGGTATGTAACTTGCGTTACATACCCTTTTGCACCATAGGTCCTTTATTTCTCGATCAAGCTCTCACCGGTCATCTCGGCAGGTTTTGGCAGCCCCAACTGATCCAGCAGCGTGGGCGCCAGATCGGCCAGCCGGCCGTCCTTGCGGAGCTTGGCGTCCTTACGGCTGTCATCCACCAAAATGAGAGGAACCTCATTGGTGGTATGGGCCGTGAAGGGACCGCCGCTCACCGGATCGACCATCTGTTCACAATTGCCGTGATCCGCGGTGATAAGCGCCGTCCCGCCCATCTTCCGGATGGCTTCAACCACCTTGAAGGTGCAGTTGTCCACCGTCTCCACCGCTTTCATGGCGGCCTCCATCACGCCGGTGTGGCCCACCATATCCGGATTGGCAAAGTTCAGGATCATCACATCGTACTTACCCGATTCAATCCGCTCCACCGCGGCGTCCGCCACTTCATAGGCACTCATCTCCGGCTTGAGATCGTAGGTCGCCACCTTGGGCGAGGGAATGAGCACTCGGTCCTCTCCCGGATTGGGCTCCTCCACGCCGCCGTTGAAGAAGAAGGTCACATGGGCATACTTTTCCGTCTCCGCAATCCTGAGCTGAGCGAGGCCCTTCTCCGCGATATAGGCGCCAAAGGTGTTGGCTAGGGATTGAGGCTTAAAGGCAACCTCCAGGTTGGTGAAGGTGGCGTCGTACTGGGTCATGGACACAAAGAATACGGGAAAATAGCCCTTATCCCGGGGAAATCCATCAAAATCCGGATCGATGAAGGCGCGGGTGATCTCCCTGGCTCGGTCCGGCCGGAAATTGAAGAAGATCACCGAGTCACCCTCCGTTATGGTGGCCACCGGCCTGCCTTCCTCGGTAACCACGCTGGGAAGCACAAACTCATCGGTGTCCCCCGCCTCATAAGAGGTCTCCATCGCGGCGACAGCGGAGGTCACGGTTACGCCGCGGCCAAAAGCCATGGCATCGTAGGCCTTCTGCACCCGATCCCAGCGTTTATCGCGGTCCATCGAATAATAGCGGCCCATAACGGTGGCAATTTTGCCGAAGTTCAGCTGACGCATCCGCTCCTCCAGCTGAACGATGTAGTCCTTGCCGCTGGAGGGAGGAACATCCCGGCCGTCCATGAAGCAGTGAACGTACACATTCTCCAAGCCCTGGTCCTTAGCGAACTTGATCAGGGCCACCAGGTGATCCATGTGACTATGAACGCCGCCGTCAGACACCAGGCCCATCAAGTGGAGCTTTCCCCCGCTTTTCTTAGCGCTGGCAACCGCATCCAGGAAAGCCTGATTGGTGAAAAAATCACCATCGTCGATAGCCTTGCTGATGCGGGTGAACTCCTGATACACGATGCGGCCCGCACCGATGTTGAGATGACCCACTTCGGAGTTGCCCATCTGGCCCTGGGGCAGCCCCACATCCAGACCGCTGGGATGGATGGAGGTGGTGGGATACTCCTCGATATATTTTTTAATATGGGGAATGCCCTCCTGGGCGATGGCATTGCCTTCCTCATTCTTGCTGATGCCAAAGCCGTCCAGGATTAAAAGCGCAGTCATTTTTTTCATAGTTGGTCTCCTATTTGTCGTAGTTGACGACTTTGTCAAAATCCTCGGCCTTGAGGCTGGCGCCGCCAATGAGGCCGCCGTCGATCTCCGGCTGGGCCATCAGTTCCTTGGCGTTTTTCGGATTCATGCTGCCGCCGTACTGAATACGAACGGAATCACCCACCATGGCGCCAAATACATCCCGCACAGCCCGGCGGATGGCGCCGATGGTCTCGTTTGCATCCTCAGCAGTCGCAGTGCGGCCGGTGCCGATGGCCCAAATGGGTTCATAGGCAATGACCACCTTGCCCACATCGGCGGCGTCAAGGCCATAGAGCGCAGCCTTGGTCTGCAAGGCTACGAACTCATTCGTGATGCCCATTTCACGCTGCTCCAAACTTTCGCCCACGCATACGATGGGCGTCAGCCCATGGGCCAGCGCAGCCTTAATCTTCTTATTGACGGTTTCATCGGTTTCCGCAAAATACTGGCGGCGCTCCGAGTGACCAATGATCACGTACTGCACCCCGAGGGACTTCAGCATATCGGGAGCCACCTCACCGGTGTAGGCGCCCTTCTCCTCGAAGTGAACGTTCTGTGCGCCCACGCCGATGTTGGTGCCCTTCACCGCTTCCACCACGGCAGGCAGGCACACATAGGGGGGACAGACGACCACGTCGCATTTTGCATCCTTGACCAGGGGGATAAGCTCCGCCACCAGGGCTTTGGCCTCCTCCACGGTCTTATTCATTTTCCAGTTGCCAGCAATAATGGGTTTTCTCATGATGACCTCCTTTTAACGGTTGAAACGCCGCCCCGAGGGGCGGCGCGATCGTGCTTCATTTATTTGTCGTTCAAAGCCGCAACACCGGGGAGCACCTTGCCCTCGAGGAATTCCAGGGAAGCTCCGCCGCCGGTGGAGATATGACTGATCCGATCGGCGAACCCGAGCTGCTCTACGGCCGCCGCCGAATCGCCGCCGCCGATGATGGTAACCGCATCGGCCTCCGCCATGGCCCGGGCCACCGCACGGGTGCCTTCTGCGAAATTCGGGAATTCAAACACACCCATGGGTCCATTCCAAACCACCGTCTTGGCCTTGGCGATCTCCCTCGCAAAGATCTTGCGGGTTTCCGGTCCGATATCCATGCCCTCCCAGCCCTCGGGAATATCCATGCTGTGCACGGTGATGCGCATGGTGTCGTTCTTGAACTCCTGGGCCGCCTCGTTGTCCACGGGCAGAACCAGATTTACGCCTTTATCCTTGGCCTTCTGCATGAGCTCCTTGGCCAGCTCGATCTTGTCCTCCTCCACAACGGAGTTGCCAACCTTGCCGCCCTTGGCCCGCTGGAAGGTGTAGGACATGGCACCGCCAATGATAAGCGTGTCCACCATCTCCAGAAGATTATTGATCACACCGATTTTGTCGGAAACTTTCACGCCGCCCAGCACGGCCACGAAGGGACGGGCGGGATTCTCCAGCGCCTTACCCATCACATCCAGCTCTTTGCCGATGAGGTATCCAGCAACGGCAGGCAGATAGTGGGTCACGCCCTCGGTGGAAGCATGGGCACGGTGAGCCGTGCCAAAAGCGTCGTTGACGAAGACATCCGCGAAGCTCGCCAGCGTCTTGGCAAATTCGGGATCGTTCTTTTCCTCCTCCTTATGGAAGCGGAGGTTCTCCAGCAGTACAGCCTCACCCGGCTTCACCGCGGCTACAGCGGCCTTGGCGCTTTCGCCGATCACATCCTTGGCGAAGGTAATGGGAAGCCCCAGCTCCTTCAACCGCTTTGCCACCGGCTCCAGCGAATACTTCATGTTGAATTCGCCCTTGGGCCGGCCAAGATGGGAGCACAGAATGACGGCCGCGCCCCGGTCCAGCAAAGTCTTGATGGTGGGAAGAGCC is part of the Gehongia tenuis genome and harbors:
- the gpmI gene encoding 2,3-bisphosphoglycerate-independent phosphoglycerate mutase, whose product is MKKMTALLILDGFGISKNEEGNAIAQEGIPHIKKYIEEYPTTSIHPSGLDVGLPQGQMGNSEVGHLNIGAGRIVYQEFTRISKAIDDGDFFTNQAFLDAVASAKKSGGKLHLMGLVSDGGVHSHMDHLVALIKFAKDQGLENVYVHCFMDGRDVPPSSGKDYIVQLEERMRQLNFGKIATVMGRYYSMDRDKRWDRVQKAYDAMAFGRGVTVTSAVAAMETSYEAGDTDEFVLPSVVTEEGRPVATITEGDSVIFFNFRPDRAREITRAFIDPDFDGFPRDKGYFPVFFVSMTQYDATFTNLEVAFKPQSLANTFGAYIAEKGLAQLRIAETEKYAHVTFFFNGGVEEPNPGEDRVLIPSPKVATYDLKPEMSAYEVADAAVERIESGKYDVMILNFANPDMVGHTGVMEAAMKAVETVDNCTFKVVEAIRKMGGTALITADHGNCEQMVDPVSGGPFTAHTTNEVPLILVDDSRKDAKLRKDGRLADLAPTLLDQLGLPKPAEMTGESLIEK
- the tpiA gene encoding triose-phosphate isomerase translates to MRKPIIAGNWKMNKTVEEAKALVAELIPLVKDAKCDVVVCPPYVCLPAVVEAVKGTNIGVGAQNVHFEEKGAYTGEVAPDMLKSLGVQYVIIGHSERRQYFAETDETVNKKIKAALAHGLTPIVCVGESLEQREMGITNEFVALQTKAALYGLDAADVGKVVIAYEPIWAIGTGRTATAEDANETIGAIRRAVRDVFGAMVGDSVRIQYGGSMNPKNAKELMAQPEIDGGLIGGASLKAEDFDKVVNYDK
- a CDS encoding phosphoglycerate kinase, giving the protein MYSMNKKTIDDIDVKGKKVLVRVDFNVPLDADRNITDETRIKAALPTIKTLLDRGAAVILCSHLGRPKGEFNMKYSLEPVAKRLKELGLPITFAKDVIGESAKAAVAAVKPGEAVLLENLRFHKEEEKNDPEFAKTLASFADVFVNDAFGTAHRAHASTEGVTHYLPAVAGYLIGKELDVMGKALENPARPFVAVLGGVKVSDKIGVINNLLEMVDTLIIGGAMSYTFQRAKGGKVGNSVVEEDKIELAKELMQKAKDKGVNLVLPVDNEAAQEFKNDTMRITVHSMDIPEGWEGMDIGPETRKIFAREIAKAKTVVWNGPMGVFEFPNFAEGTRAVARAMAEADAVTIIGGGDSAAAVEQLGFADRISHISTGGGASLEFLEGKVLPGVAALNDK